Genomic window (Oncorhynchus masou masou isolate Uvic2021 chromosome 9, UVic_Omas_1.1, whole genome shotgun sequence):
ATACTTCGTAAAGAATAGTTCTAGCataacagtaaaatgcttacttagggCCCTAACCAACAAGTAGAGAAATAATAACAGGAgggataaatacacaatgagtaacgataacttggctatctATACAAGGGGTACACGTACCGAGTCGATGTGGAAGTGTACGAGgtgatcaaatgttatttgtcacatgcgccgaatacaacaggtgtagtagaccttactgaaatgcttacttacaagcctttaaccaacaatgcagttttaagaaaaatacttttaaaaaataaattaaattcaCTAATTGAAGagaagcagtaaaataacagtagcggggctatatacagggggtaccggttagtcgaTGTAATTGAGGTAATGTATACGTGTGGTAGAGTTAATAAAATTACTTATACATAGTTAATactagagagtagcagcagtgtaaatgaGGGTGGCGGgcaatgcaagtagtctgggtagccatttgaatagatgtggcttgggtgtagaaacagtttagaagcctcttggaccaagacttggcgctctggtactgcttgctgtgcggtagcagagggaacagtctatgactagggtagctggagtctttgacaatttttagggccttcctcagacaccgcctggtatagaggtcctgggtggcaggaagcttggccccattgATGAACTTGGCCGTATATACTGCCCTTTGTAGCACCTTGCAGTTAGATGCCAATCACTTTCCATACCAAGCAGTCATGCGGGCAgtgaagatgctctcaatggtgcagctgtagaactttgtgaGGACCTgtgggcccatgccaaatctatcCAGCCTGACGTGGAAGagttgttgtgccttcttcacgactgtgttggtgtgtatggACCATTGGTCTTTCCAATTTTTCTGCAAACCATGATGACCACCATCTCAAATTTTTCTGAAATTGTCTCTGTAGTTTGGAACAGATAAAATAGCATTCCTGACATATTATGTTctaatttgatctctgagaaattaagctgaTTGAACTAGAGgttgactgattatgatttttcaacgccgataccgatttattggaggaccaaaaaagccgataccgatttaatcggacgatttaaaaaaataatggcaattacaacaatactgaatgaacacttattttaacttaatataatacatcaataaaatcaatttagcctcaagcttcaagtaaataataaaacatgttcaatttggtttaaataatgcagaaacaaagttttggagaagaaagtaaaagtgccatggaagaaagctaacgtttcagttccttgctcagaacatgagaacatatgaaagctggtggttccttttaacacgagtcttcaatattcccaggtaagaagttttaggttgtcgttattataggaattataggactatttccctctaccattagtatttcattaacctttgactattggatgttcttataggtactttagtattgccagtgtaacagtatagcttccgtccctctcctcgctcctccctgggctcgaaccagcaacacaacaacagccaccctcgaagcagtgttacccatgcagagcaaggggaacaaccactagaaggctcagagcgagtgacgtttgaaacgctattagcacacgctatctagctagccatttcacttcggttacaccagcctcatctcgggagttgataggtttgaagtcataaacagtgcaatgcttgatgcacaatgaagagctgctggcaaaacacacgaaagtgctgtttgaatgaatgtttatgcctgcttctgcctaccaccgctcagtcagatacttgatacttgtatgctcagtaagattatatgcaacgcaggacacgctagataatatctagtaatatcatcaaccatgtgtagttaactagtgattatgattgattgttttttataatgtaattttaatgctagctagcaacttaccttggcttactgcattcgcgtaacaggcagtctccttgtggagtgcaacgagagagaggcaggtcgttattgcgttggactagttaactctaaggttgcaagattggatcccccgagctgacaaggtgaaaatctgtctttctgtccctgaacaaggccgctCTCAAATACCGAttcccgattgttatgaaaacttgaaatcggccctaattaatcggccattccaattaatcggtcaacctctagaccgaaccaccctctggagagcctttgCAGTTGTgagtggtgcagttgccgtaccaggcggtgacagcccgacaggatgctcttgtgCACCTGTGAAAGTTAGTGGTGGGTTTTAGTGTCAAGGCAATTTCTTTTgggcctcctgaggttgaagatgtgctgttgctgtctgtgtgcgtggaccatttcagattgtcggTGATctgtacacagaggaacttaactttccaccttctccactgctgtcccattaatgtggatagggggatgttcCTTttgctttttcctgaagtccacgatcatctcttttgttttgctgacattgaggttattttcctgacaccacactccgaggtccctcacctcctccctgtaggctgtctcttcgttgttggtgatcaagcccacaactgttgtgttgtctgcaatcttgatgattgagttggaggcatgcgtggccactcagtcatgggtgaacagggagtacagaagggggctgagaactcacccttgtggggtcccagtgttgaggatcagcggagtggagatgtttcctaccttcaccagctGGGTGTggcccgtcaaagtccaggaaccagttgcacagggcggggtcgagacccattGTCTCAAGCTTAacgacgagtttggagggtaatatggtgttaaacgctgagctgtagtcaattaacagcattcttacatgggtattcctcttgtccagatgggatagggcagtgtgatggttacttcatcgtctgtggacctattaaGCAAATTGAGATGGgtctagggtggaggtgatatgatccttgactagtctctcaacgcacttcatgatgacagaagtgggttctacggggcgatagtcatttagttcagttaccatagcttttttgggaacaggaacaatggtggccatcttgaagcatgtgggaacagcggGCGGGGATAGTGATGGATTATGTCAaataacacaccagccagctggtctgcctATGCTCCGAGGACGCGgctcgggatgccgtctgggccggcagccttgcgcaggttaacatgtttaaatgttttactcacatcggccacggagaaggagaacCCACAGTCTTTGGTATCAAGCCATGTcgatggcactgtattgtcctcaaagcatgcaaagttgtttaatttgtctggaagTAAGATGTCGATGTCCGccacagggctggttttctttttgtaatccgtgattgtgtgtagaccctgccacatgcacCTTGTGTTTGAGCTGTTGCGACTCCACGTTGTCTCTCTATACTGACTTTGCTTgtttgccttacggagggaattactacactgtttgtattcggccatatttcCAGTCGACTTGCCATAATTAAATGCAGTGGTACATGCTTTCAGTTtagcgtgaatgctgccatccatccacggtttctggttagcgAAAGTTTTAATAGTCAGTGGgtacatctcctatacacttataaactcgctcaccgagtcagcaTATACGTAAATTTTATTATCTGAGGCTTGCCGGAACATATCCAATTTCACGTGATCGACGCAATcctgaagcgtggaatccgattgatcagaccagcgttggatagacctaagcacgggcgcatgaaactgtgggttttgcacaaccaaagaatttctgcacaaactgtcagaaaccatctcagggaagctcatctgcgtgctcgttgtcctcatcagggtcttgacctgactgcagtttggcgtcaaccgacttcagtgggaaaatgctaaCCTTCGATGGCCACTTGCATGCTGAAGAAGTGTGTTCTTCACAGCTGATTCGTGGTTTCAACTGTACCCGGCAGACTGCGTGTATAGCGTGGGTgagtgttgtgaacagagtgcccacaTGGTCTGGTTATGTcatgggcagacataagctagGGACAAGAATGCAATTGTGTTCCTATCTATGTAAGTTTCAATGCACGGAGAtatcgtgacgagatcctgaggcccattgtcgtgctatTAATCTGCcgacatcacctcatgtttcagtatgatcgTGCACGGCCTCATGTCGCAAGAATCTGTCCATAATTCCTGGAAGTTGAGCATGtctgttcttccatggcctgcatactcaccagacatgtcaattATTGAGAATGTTTGGAATGCTCTTGATCGACAGCGCTACTGCATGTTCCttttcccgccaatatccagcaacaatcaacagcctgatcaactcgtTGCAAAGGAGATGCGTCACcctgcatgagacaaatggtggtcacaccagatgctgatcggttttctgatccatacccctacccttttttttttttttaaggtatctgtgaccaacagatgtatctgtattcccagtcatgtgaaatccatagattagggcctcatttatttatttaaattgactgatttccttatataaaacTTTAACTCTGTAAAGTCTTTATTGCTGCGTCTTCTATTTTTATTCTGTGTAATATGGTATTGGTCCTGTCTCCTCACAGTCACCGTGCCCCGCCGCGCCCCCACCCCCAGCGGAGCCGTCATGTGGCAGGAGGCCCGCAAACATGAGCGCAAGCTGCGCGGCATGATGGTGGACTACAAACGCCGCGGCGAGCGCCGGCGAGAGTACTACGAGAAGATCGTAAGTCGCCCAGGCgcactgtttttttgtttgttgcttttCTTGTGCATAGCTCATTACACGAATCATCCAGATCTGCACAACTTCATACAATCTGGTGTTTCGTGCTGGGCTGGAACTAAAGCCTTCACACcgtgtagctctccaggaccagagTTGGTGATTTTATTTGTTTTACTGAATGAGGATTCACCTGCTCtggtctcctccccctgtccttcctttcacccttctctcctctacaGAAAAAGGACCCGGCTCAGTTCCTTCAGGTTCACGGCCGGGCCTATAAGATCCATCTGGACTCGGCCGTGGCGCTCGCCGCAGAAAGCCCCGTCAACATGTGAGGAGAGAAACGAGCATGAGTACAACACACACAAGACATGCATGTGCATACATGCCACCATGTCTTACTCTTGATATAATACTGTCACACAAATACTCTTTCTGCACATCACACGCTCGCACCACCTGAGAACACTAATCAGGATGTTATGTTCTCTTGTTGTTGCAGGATGCCCTGGCAGGGAGACGCCAACAACATGATTGACAGGTTTGACGTGAgggcacacctggacttcatacTCACCTACACCCCTCCGCTCCTCAACACAGCGTAAGTGTGTGACTGAGGTCTCTCCTTCAGACTTCCTACCTTATTACGCCACTCTAGTAAGATGACCTCACTGAAATTGATTataatcatacacacacacacacacacacacacacacacacacacaggttgattTTGTTGTAGTTGTTTAATGAAATGTGATATGAAAGGTCAAATGTGTTACGTGGGACCACCACCGTTTTCATCAAACATATTGAAGTGTTGCGTTTGGGTTGCAGCACACCAGAACAGGAGTCGGAGGAGAGGAAGTGCAACTATGAGCGTTACAGAGGCCTAGTGCAGAACGACTTTGCCAGCAGTGAGTATCCGCCGGTGTTGGTAATGCCATGTCTCTTGTGCCTCCTTCCCAGTGGGTATATTGTGTTTCTCAGTGTTCTCTAACCTCCCGCTGTCCCTCTGCAGTCTCTGAGGAGCAGTGTTTGTACCAGATCCAAATGGACGAGCTCTATGGTGGCCTGCAGAGGCCAAATGAGGACGATAAGAAAAAGTTAGTCCTATCCCATCTTTTCACGATCTCCACATTCTCTATTTATGGCTTATAGAAGTATACTTGTATTTAGATTATTTGTATTGATTATGAAtatgcccctaccttttttcaTTTAGGCTTGCCAAGGAGAAGGCCACAATTGGCTACACGTACGAGGACAGTACTGTTACGAAGCctggggaggaagaagagaaaggggaggaggatgACTCTGACAACAGCGAATCAGAGGAGGACGAGGGTATTCCAGACATTGGTGAGTTCCCGTATCTTCTCACCCACATACTGTAAGGATGAGTGGTTGGGTTGAGTGAACTTTGGGCTTGTTTGACATTGCAGCCGACTGATTGATCTAGAAATGACGTTGCGTCAAAAATAAAATCaattattatttgtagatcagtcggTCACAATTTACCCAGAATTCATCATGTTGACTGCAATTTTGAACAAGCCCAGAAAATGGTGATGTATGTGGAATGCGAGAGTTCATTATTCTCTTATACCAttttgttgtgtgtgtttcagacGTGGAGGTGGACGTTGACGAGCTCAACACAGAGCAGGAGTTGGATCTGAACAAGATGGCCACTCCATATGGAATGGCAGAGGGAGATTTTGTCAGGTCAGTCTACCCTGCTCCCATTATAGGCTATTGGTTTCGCTACAATTGTAATTGTCGACGTTACATTATCGCTGCAAATGCCTgtcataatttttattttttaaatgttgcattttttttttttgtgcattTTATGCTTCTAGTAAATGATCAGTTCCTTTCATAGCGTATTTTAACAAAGGTTAAAGAGTAAaaagtctgctgttatatacacTGTGTTAACTGGCTGACTGTTTGACAGGATGCTGAGGAAAGACAAGGATGAGCTGGAGGCCATTAAACATGCCAAAGCTCTGGAGGCAGAGAAGGCCATGTACTCGGTAAGAAagaattggtgtgtgtgtgtttccggtGTGTTGATGATTGTTGGTAGGCCTTTTCCCTGATGATGTCACTGGCGGACTGACTGTGCGTGTGACCCTCAGGGCCGTCGCTCTCgcagacagaggagggagttCAGAGAGAAGAGACTGAAGGGCAGACAGATCAGCCCACCCAGGTAAACAGCAGTTTATACCAGGGTTgtggtcaattcaggaagtacacagaGATTCAAATTATTTTCATTGCTTTTGTCATTTGAATTTAGTTTGCTTTCTGAATTTACTTGgtatggaattgaccccaaccctgatttTTATACGATATGGGGTAACTCACCTCATCCACGACCAAAgtcgtggggcggcagggtagcctagtggttagtgttggactagtaacagaaaggttgcaagttcaaatccccgagctgacaaggtacaaatctgtcgttctgcccctgaacaggcagttaacccactgttcctaggccgtcattgaaaataagaatttgttcttaactgacttgcctaggtaaggtaaaataaataaaaaatgtgtagTGCACACATGGTACGAGATACACTTTCACACCTCTTTTAAACCCTTTCTCTGTTTATGATCTCCAGCTATGCCAGGAGAGACAGCCCAACCTACGATCCCTACAAACGGTGAGCTGGAAGCCAACCATTTAACTTTCTGTTGAAGTTTTTCACTTTAAAAGTCCATCTAATAGTATGCTTTGACTAGGAAAGTAATGTCAGTGCTAACAACTCATGATGAACTGCTTGCTCGTTTGAGGTCACCCTTTTAATCAGTAGAGAGAACACTGAAGATTCTCCCTTCCCTGGCAGCGCGataggtagcttagtggttagagctagtttgaatccccgagttgTCTAGGTAGGGAGCATCTGCCCTAGCACATGATGCCAAAATACATCATACTGTGAcactttctgtattttgaaagttctaTATCTTGAAATTGTGATTGCTGTAATGCAAgccattttgggactgtatcaacagttgACTcgtgaaacaaataccaaaacaGTTTTTGAGTGGAATTTTCCTTTACCCCGTTAGTCCAGCGTCGCTGTCAATAATGGCTGATCCTTGGCCTTGagcccactctctgagggtgggTTCAAGTTCACACCACACACTTGTACAGGTTACAtgcttgtacatgtgtgaaacaggacaaatataagcagcCCTGGTTTTTTTtgacctccttcctctctccctcaggcCCCAGTCAGAGTCCAGTTCGGAGTCGCGGTCCCGCTCCCGTTCCCCGGGCCCAGAGAAGATCACCTTCATCACCAGCTTCGGAGGCAGTGACGAGGAGGCTGCCGCTGCAACTCAAGCTCCACCCCCTGTCCACACCCCCGCCAACTCGCTGCACCAGCCCGCAGGTCATAGCAGGGGCTCCCGGTCGGTAGCTTTCCCCTTCTGCTTTCCATTGGTTGTTTACTCCTGTCAGTCATGTTGCTGTCCATTGACTACAGCTGTAAAGATTTGGGCTTTAGAGAATTGGTAGGTGAAGTGGAGCTCAGATTTAGGTTAGTAAGTTTGACCTGAACAGTTTACAGTCCTAGTAGTGACCTTTTTAGAGATGCGTGTTTGTACATCCCAAACAGCAAATTCTGCATGTTATTCATGGTAAATCAATTAGATTGTGTACTACTTCACATTAAAAGCTGTCCTAGACAACTTAGTACCACTTTTAAAGGCACCATGGGGTAAGGGAAAACGTATATGGCATGTACGCCATGTGTCAGTATTCAGTATGGTTCACAAAGTAGCAGAAATGCTTACGTCCTGAGCTCTGGTCTACGTGTGGTTACATGATTTTACCAAAAAATTGCAGCACTATCAGTCCAATGTAGATCAAAACCTGAAATAATGAGTTCAAGCGGACATTTAGGATTAGAGCAGCCTGTGGGTCGTTGCTAATACCTCAGTGTTGTCTCTCTGTTCAGCAGACGCCGCTCTTCCTCCagcccttcctcctcttccactcatcgctcctcctctcattcctcctctcactCACACCGCGACAGACGccgtggaggagggagggacagacgaCATTCCCGCTCCCGGTCGAGGCGGCGCTCCGACTCGCGGTCCCGGGGTAGAGGAGCCaacggaggaggaagaggggggtcaCGGAGGAGATGCGACCGGACACAGTCCCGCTCCAATGACCGAGATGGAGACCGGGAGAGgaacagggagcgagacagggacgTGGGGCATCGCTTTGCGGCACGCAGGCGCACACGGTAAGGCAGCCTCGACaaccatatttatttatattttttggacccctttttctccccaattttgtgatatccaattggtagttacagttttgtcccatcgctgcaacttccgtacggggtctcccggtcacggccggctgcgacacagcctgggatcgaacccgggttttgtagtgacgcctctagcacttcAATGCAGTGCTTTAGACAGCTGCGCCTCTTGGGAGGCCCCTCCATACGACTTTTTTAACCTAAGTAAATCTTGAACGTAATGTATTTTTAAAAATCCTACCACTTACATGAACCGGTGAGCTCTTCGACGTTGTGCTAATCACATCTGTCTGCTCGACTTCCAGGTCCCGCTCTAACTCTCGACAGGGGGACCGTGCAAGGCGGGGGGGTGGGGGGCGGACTTTGGGAGGCCATCAGAGGGGGGTCAGCAGCAGCAGTCCTAGCCCCTCCCAATCCCCCCAGCCCAGCTGCACCCCTTCCCCCTCACACAGAGGAGGCCCGCCCTCTGCCACTGCACTCTGTGACAAGCTGAGAAAGTGAGTCCACTGACACCTACATGCATAAACACACTAGAGATCTTAAACGGGTTCAAAAAAGTTGGACCCGTTCCGAAATAGACCTGGGGCTTTCCCGCCCAGACCCAATATGCATAAATACAATTTTTAAATATAATGACCTGTTCTAAAAGTACACAAGAACAACTAGACCCGTTCCGATCCAGACCGACTTAGGGAATCAGACAAAAAGTCAATTTTAAGCTACTTTATTAACCGGCGCTGATAAGCAAGGTGAGAGAGGGGAGCCGTGCTGTGCGTGTACTTCCGAGTGTGTGAGCGAGTGACACGGAGGAGGGCGTGAAAGATGAGACCGCAACCAACCAAGccaaaggaaggaaggaaggacggagggagggagggaatgcaACCAACCAAGCCGACTCGTGTTATAGTAGATAGCTGCCATAGCTAGGTTATTCATCATTCAATATGattacaaatcaaatgttatttgtcaaatgCTTTGTAAACCAACAGGTGTAGCCAAACAGTGAAATGCCTAACTTTACCTTCCATTGACTAGATATCTATAACTTTTGCCACACATGGAGCctctgactgtagcctattgCCGCTTTGACTTATAATTGGCCAACAAGCTACATGTGCCATTCTCGTGAAAAGCAAGAGCAGCAGCataaatgattacatttctctctctactgcagcagtCGCTGTTTGGATCTGTACGCATCATGTGCAAACTCAGTTAAAATGACAGGTACCCGAGACCTGTGACAATCAGATCTGACCCAGACCCCGTGATATTTAGAATTCTGGGTCCCGGATTGGGTCTGGTAATCAGGTATAGCTAGATCCGCGAAGATCtctagggcacacacacacattaatactcacatatgtgtatatatacacccaGCCTCCCCCCTCACATGCCGTTTAAAACAAACAGCAGCAATAAGTAGCTAATATTTGCCCTAGTCTGTCCCATGGAGGAGCTCTCTAATGGGAAATGGTGACCATTTCAGCCCTActtttcttcctctttctccccctctctctttctctccctccaggcCTGATACTCCGGGTGGTAAAGAGACGGGAGCTGCCAAAGTCAGTAAGAATTTGATCTAGCTGGGTTTGTTGCAAAAGTCTACGCCTCCCTCACCCCTGACAGGCTGAGCTGGCTATCCATCAGGCcggggaacacccccccccccaaaggccACTGTGCACACAGAGAATGGAAATCATATGAAATGTCTTTTGACTGCCCCTCTCTGGAGCTCCCATATTTTTAAATGGTGTCCTTACCTCCCCCCTGAATGTAGTGTAGAGTTAAACCcttctctactcagtgtagagtgtggttacagggttagccTGCCTCCAAAGGGCACAACCTACATTGCAGTGTTGTGACAGACTTTTCCCGGACCCTTCTTTCTCCATATCCCTGAATGGACTGGTGTTCCCAGCACCCTTTCTGTCACTTATGTATCTGTCTATATTATGGATATTCTGCGGCACCTGCTGAGCTATGCAGAGTGGTGTGGGTCAGACCAGAGAGTGGAGTGTGGCCCTCAATCTCAATGCTGAGACGTTTCACTCTACAGATAGACAACACATTTTTAAAGCTCGTGCCCTCCGACTGAGGGGAAAGCACTGATATGTCATTGTCAGAAGCTCTTAAATGGcttccttgtctcctttccttgtatcctctctcccctcaccattGATCTTAAGGGACTGGGCTAGTAAAAGCGCAGGAGTATTAAAGGAAGCCATATAAGAGAATAGAGGGGGAGTAGTCTGGGTGCGTTCCAATAGTCTTAAGAGgcttcctctcctcgtctccatTCTGCCATCTGCACTGACGGTAAAGAACTAGACCGGTGAAGGCGGTGCACTGGCAGGCATACTCTATACTCTTCTCTGTTACGTTTCAGATCAGCTAAAGTGAAGGACACTCAGGAGAGGAGGCCATTTTAGGCTGTTAAGCACGTCCCTGCTATGTAGTGAGGTCGGAGCTCTCAGGTGTATGCAGCTGTTGTGGACAGCGGGGGGGGGGCTGGGCTTGTGTGAGCAGGCAGGAGAAATACACCACCGCGCCTCTCCACCCAGGACTTAACAGCACACACTGTTACCTGCTGCCTTTCCCTTAGAGACACGCCACTAGACATGGCTAGTAACCGCTCCAGTACAGGGGATTCCCCCGGGGTAAAGGGATGTCTCGTAGTTGCTGTgtagaaggagagtgatagagggaaggGTCATTAAACTCAGTAGGTTGCCATTTTAGCctgttgtgtatgtgtgcgctTGTTTATCCTCAAGCTGAATTCCTACCTGGCCAGGGAGTGTCAGCAGGGAATgtacaggggaggggagggctgctggcGCTACTTGTGCCAGACTGTTCTTTCCCTGTTTGACTCTCGTACCCTTAGCTGTCCTCACAACATTCACACATATGTACAAATGCATAAGACACATAGTTAAGAGTCCAGTTCCATGTAATGTGATCCTGTCCTGCTACAGTGTGCAACGGGCACGGGGtttgcctctcctcccctcacgtAGCCGGCTCTTCCAGTCCAGCAGAGAACAGGACATGACAAACGGCTCACGTGATTTACGGCCGTACAACCCCCATATGACTAACCGTGGCCTTACCAGCTGCTATATGAGGCAGTGGTGGTCCAAAACGTGCCCATCCCCGTAGTTCCACACACACCCTGCGCTCCTGCCCTGCGAGTGTGTGTGCTGATGCCTGCGTGTCTCTTACAGCCCAGGATGACTCCGCAGGAGAAGCTGAAGATACGCATGCAGAAGGCCCTCAACAGGCAGTGTGAGTAGACAGACTGGACTCTGTCTGGTCAGTCTCAGTTACAACTAGTTGATGCTGTGTTTGAATATAAATATTCATCCTACCTCTGCTCTTCTGTTTCTCCCACAGCCAAGGCGGATAAGAGAGCAGCCCAGGCGAAAGTCACTCAGCAGGAAAATAAGCGAGCGGTGCGTGTGGATTCGTGTTTGTGATCTGCTAgccagctccccccccccccccccccccattatagCATATTGTGTGACAGGGAAAACAGAGTGTCCCCCTAAGACAATCCTTTGATACATGTTGTCATCTGCCATTGGCCCTCATGGCTGTGTATACTTTACAGGAGCGCGAGGGAGAGCTCAGAGCCATGGCACGCAAGATCCGCATGAAgtaagattgtgtgtgtgtgtgtgatgctgcaTTGTGGTGTCGTATGACTCTGGTTAaacggtggtgtgtgtgttccagggagCGTGAGcgtcgggagaaagagagggacgaGTGGGAGAGACAGTACGGACGACAAAGCCACTCGCCCTCCCCATCTAAATATGGTGAGTCACCCCTTAACTGTCATCGTTGTTAAATCCTTGACGGGATGTGTTCAATTGTACACTTTTTGAAATGGCCGTGCAATTGGGATGCAGCTCATAAGCCTCTAACAGTAGCTCAGGTACTAGTTGTGGCTCAGTATTagttgtcaaatcaaattgtatttgtcacacgtGCCGAACACACAAGGTGTAGACTTAGCCGTGAattgcttacttacgagccctctcccaacaatgcagagttaaaagtAAGAATTTGCAAattctactttttttttttttgtcaatgtGTGTGACATTGGCTCAGTACTAGTTCTGAGTGTTGTCAGTTAACTTTCTGGCACGCTGTTGTGTTGGTCATTCTTTTATCAGGTGTGTCTGTCCTCTTGTCTGTCCCTCAGGTCGTGACCACAGCTCATCCAGAAGGTATGTGAGCAACCACAAGAATCTCCACTGTTGAGGAAGGATGTTGACTTTCGCGCACGTTATCTCAGTAGCGCATCATACTCCCTCTGCGA
Coding sequences:
- the LOC135546082 gene encoding CLK4-associating serine/arginine rich protein-like isoform X1 → MWQEARKHERKLRGMMVDYKRRGERRREYYEKIKKDPAQFLQVHGRAYKIHLDSAVALAAESPVNMMPWQGDANNMIDRFDVRAHLDFILTYTPPLLNTATPEQESEERKCNYERYRGLVQNDFASISEEQCLYQIQMDELYGGLQRPNEDDKKKLAKEKATIGYTYEDSTVTKPGEEEEKGEEDDSDNSESEEDEGIPDIDVEVDVDELNTEQELDLNKMATPYGMAEGDFVRMLRKDKDELEAIKHAKALEAEKAMYSGRRSRRQRREFREKRLKGRQISPPSYARRDSPTYDPYKRPQSESSSESRSRSRSPGPEKITFITSFGGSDEEAAAATQAPPPVHTPANSLHQPAGHSRGSRRRRSSSSPSSSSTHRSSSHSSSHSHRDRRRGGGRDRRHSRSRSRRRSDSRSRGRGANGGGRGGSRRRCDRTQSRSNDRDGDRERNRERDRDVGHRFAARRRTRSRSNSRQGDRARRGGGGRTLGGHQRGVSSSSPSPSQSPQPSCTPSPSHRGGPPSATALCDKLRKPDTPGGKETGAAKPRMTPQEKLKIRMQKALNRQSKADKRAAQAKVTQQENKRAEREGELRAMARKIRMKERERREKERDEWERQYGRQSHSPSPSKYGRDHSSSRRRSRSRSRSPYYRY
- the LOC135546082 gene encoding CLK4-associating serine/arginine rich protein-like isoform X2; this encodes MWQEARKHERKLRGMMVDYKRRGERRREYYEKIKKDPAQFLQVHGRAYKIHLDSAVALAAESPVNMMPWQGDANNMIDRFDVRAHLDFILTYTPPLLNTATPEQESEERKCNYERYRGLVQNDFASISEEQCLYQIQMDELYGGLQRPNEDDKKKLAKEKATIGYTYEDSTVTKPGEEEEKGEEDDSDNSESEEDEGIPDIDVEVDVDELNTEQELDLNKMATPYGMAEGDFVRMLRKDKDELEAIKHAKALEAEKAMYSGRRSRRQRREFREKRLKGRQISPPSYARRDSPTYDPYKRPQSESSSESRSRSRSPGPEKITFITSFGGSDEEAAAATQAPPPVHTPANSLHQPAGHSRGSRRRSSSSPSSSSTHRSSSHSSSHSHRDRRRGGGRDRRHSRSRSRRRSDSRSRGRGANGGGRGGSRRRCDRTQSRSNDRDGDRERNRERDRDVGHRFAARRRTRSRSNSRQGDRARRGGGGRTLGGHQRGVSSSSPSPSQSPQPSCTPSPSHRGGPPSATALCDKLRKPDTPGGKETGAAKPRMTPQEKLKIRMQKALNRQSKADKRAAQAKVTQQENKRAEREGELRAMARKIRMKERERREKERDEWERQYGRQSHSPSPSKYGRDHSSSRRRSRSRSRSPYYRY
- the LOC135546082 gene encoding CLK4-associating serine/arginine rich protein-like isoform X3; this translates as MWQEARKHERKLRGMMVDYKRRGERRREYYEKIKKDPAQFLQVHGRAYKIHLDSAVALAAESPVNMMPWQGDANNMIDRFDVRAHLDFILTYTPPLLNTATPEQESEERKCNYERYRGLVQNDFASISEEQCLYQIQMDELYGGLQRPNEDDKKKLAKEKATIGYTYEDSTVTKPGEEEEKGEEDDSDNSESEEDEGIPDIDVEVDVDELNTEQELDLNKMATPYGMAEGDFVRMLRKDKDELEAIKHAKALEAEKAMYSGRRSRRQRREFREKRLKGRQISPPSYARRDSPTYDPYKRPQSESSSESRSRSRSPGPEKITFITSFGGSDEEAAAATQAPPPVHTPANSLHQPADAALPPALPPLPLIAPPLIPPLTHTATDAVEEGGTDDIPAPGRGGAPTRGPGVEEPTEEEEGGHGGDATGHSPAPMTEMETGRGTGSETGTWGIALRHAGAHGPALTLDRGTVQGGGVGGGLWEAIRGGSAAAVLAPPNPPSPAAPLPPHTEEARPLPLHSVTS